The Pseudanabaena yagii GIHE-NHR1 genome segment GAGACAGAATCCACTGATAAAAAAGAAGGCTTCAACTCCCAGAAATCCAAAGCGGGCGATAAAGTTTATATATACAGGACTATTCAATACTGTTGTAAAGTCCAGCCAAGATAGTTGCCAAACATGAAAAATAAATACTAGTAGAATGGCAATTCCCCGTAAACCATCCATTACCGCAACATGAGATTTCTCATTATTCTCCTCTAACCCAATTCCCCTATTAAATATATTTTTTGAGAGAAATAGAAACCTTTGTAATGTGATCATTATTTACATTCTTATTACATTTCTAATTACATTTTTAGTTCACTCAACTTTACGAAGAATAACAAATATACTTCCAGTATCAGCATACCAATTCAGATTGTCCAAACCAAATAATTTAACAATCAGACTAAATAATCTTGCCAGATTATAAAATCCATAATGCTCTAGTCTATCGACAATAAAGGGTATATTTGAGTATTGACCAGATCTTTTCATCACTTCTACCCGTAGCCCATGATCTTGTGCCAGTCGTTTTAATGTTGAAGGAGAAAAGTAATATAAGTGTTCCACAGGCTTAAACTGAAACCATCGTCTTCTAAAAATTCTATATTGGAGACTCTCGATATTAGGTGTGGAAATTGCAAGAATACCTTGATCTGAAAGTAAACTACTAATTTTCGCAAAATCCTTCTGTAACTCAGGCAAATGTTCAATTACATCAAACATCGTGATCAGATCGTATTGATGTGCGGCAGTGAAATATTCTAGAGGTTCATTACTGATGGTATATCCCTTCTGAATAAGCAAATCATACATACGATGCTCCAGTTCTATTCCCTCGACCTGCCATTGATGTTCTTGTAAAACATCAAGAAAATATCCTGCGGCACAACCAATATCTAGAGCGATTCCTTTATTTATGCAGTATGGATCAAGATCTCTATACCATTTCTCAAAGGTTTTAATTCTTAAATTAGCAATACTTTCATAGTCATTATATCCATCTTGTTTACGATGAAAATATTCATGACGATAAATATCAAAGAGATAGTTATTACTAATTCTAGGATTAACAAATGACATGCTACATGCCGAGCATCTCACAATATCAAAACCCTGTA includes the following:
- a CDS encoding class I SAM-dependent methyltransferase; translated protein: MSFVNPRISNNYLFDIYRHEYFHRKQDGYNDYESIANLRIKTFEKWYRDLDPYCINKGIALDIGCAAGYFLDVLQEHQWQVEGIELEHRMYDLLIQKGYTISNEPLEYFTAAHQYDLITMFDVIEHLPELQKDFAKISSLLSDQGILAISTPNIESLQYRIFRRRWFQFKPVEHLYYFSPSTLKRLAQDHGLRVEVMKRSGQYSNIPFIVDRLEHYGFYNLARLFSLIVKLFGLDNLNWYADTGSIFVILRKVE